The genomic region AACCCAACTAAAGTTTTTAAAGCCTGCAGAGTAGTTGGTTGTGTGTTGGGAAAGCTTATGGATGATAATAGATACTTTATTAAACTGAGCAGTGCCAGGGGGAGGAGGTGcaatgtgtgcaggaggacatgagctcagactgtagacaggacagagcagACATGAAGGAGCTGCTTCCTGTTATTACTGAGCAGAGACCAGATTAGCAAAGAAATCACTGCAATGAGGTGCTGAATGTttattggaaaaatgttagttttcagcTATTCCAGCAatacaaaaaaactttataaacttaACAGCTGCGCTTGCTGTCAAAGAAGACATTGTTATCTgccctacatactgtatgtgttagGTTTATGCTAAGTTATCATTCTTTTGATTCTATGTTAATTcttaatttttaaaatccatttttatTCCACAGCTATTTCCAAATCAAATAGTGGGTTTTGTACCTAGGAAGCATGTTGCCTCCCCTTCAGGAATATTCAGCTATGGTAGTTTTGAGTTACAAGCTCCAGACACTGGACGTGGTGACAAGTATTCAATGATACTCATTGGAGCAGCATTTTTTCATAGAGATTACCTGAGACTTTTCCACGAATTACCCCGCTCAATCCATGAGATGATCGACCAGACGCAGAATTGTGATGATATCGCCATGAACTTTTTGGTATCAAATCACACAGGAATGTCCTCTGGTGTACTGGTAAAACCTATAGATATGAGAAATTTGGAGAAGGATGCTGAAAGTGGATACACAGGGATGTGGCATCGGGCAGAACATCTGTTGCAAAGATCATATTGTCTTAACAAGTTAACTGGTATTTATGGAAAGATGCCTTTGGTATATTCCAGTATAATGATCTCACAATTTGGTTTTCCAAATTACGCCAATCACAAATCTAAGATCTAGACTTTACATTTAATGTTTCAGGAAACCTACAGCCTTCTTATTGCAAGTTATTGAAAAGTGCATTGATATGTTTTATTTAGTGGAAGAATTTTGTCTTTGGATTGAAATTTGCATTTAAAACCCTGTTTCTCTGGTCCAAAACTAGTGAATATACTTGATTTAATAGAATATTATCTTAGCTAAAATAATTTGATActgacctttttttaaaaaaaataaaataattgtgcatacgtttttttgtacatatttttcCTAAATATGAGtgtgcagatttttt from Engystomops pustulosus chromosome 10, aEngPut4.maternal, whole genome shotgun sequence harbors:
- the EXTL2 gene encoding exostosin-like 2 → MRFLGKVLRIKMLRLSCAFLIFLLFLLGALAALLPSAHDDLIRGIQRGVSRSSTSQQDSFTLIMQTYNRTDLLLKMLNHYQAIPQLHCVIVVWNNVGQEPPQELWESFGPHPVPVFFKKQTVNLMRNRLQNFPEIQTTAVLMMDDDTLVSAYDISFAFSVWQLFPNQIVGFVPRKHVASPSGIFSYGSFELQAPDTGRGDKYSMILIGAAFFHRDYLRLFHELPRSIHEMIDQTQNCDDIAMNFLVSNHTGMSSGVLVKPIDMRNLEKDAESGYTGMWHRAEHLLQRSYCLNKLTGIYGKMPLVYSSIMISQFGFPNYANHKSKI